In the Pseudomonadota bacterium genome, ACCACCGCGTAGGCGGCAGCGTGGGACTTGTTGAAACCGTAATTGGCAAACTTGTCGAGAAGGGCCCAGGTCTCCTCAGCCTTGGCCTTGTCGACGCCGTTCTCGGCAGCACCGGCGAGAAATTTCGGCTTCTCGGCGTCCATTGCCTCCTGGATCTTCTTTCCCATCGCCCGGCGCAGCATGTCGGCCCCGCCGAGCGTGTAGCCCGCCATCTGGCGCGCGATCTCCATCACCTGCTCCTGGTAGACGATGATGCCCTGCGTCTCGTCGAGGATGTGATCGACGGTGGGGTGGAGGAAATCGCGCTCAGAGAGCCCGTTCTTCACCTCGCAATACTTAGGGATGTTCTCCATGGGCCCCGGGCGGTAGAGCGCCACGAGGGCCACGATGTCCTCGATGCAGTCGGGCTTCATGCGCTTCAGCGCGTCGATCATGCCCGAGCTTTCCACTTGGAAGACTGCCACCGTCTTGCCGGACGCGTAGAGCTTGTAGGAGGCCTCGTCATCGAGCGGGATCGCGTTGATCTCGTTTTCCGTCCCGGGCTCTGGCACGTAGAGCTCGGTGCCGTCGCCCGCGATGTGGATGGGCCGCCCGGCGGCCTTGATCAGGTTCACGGCGTTTTCGATGACGGTGAGCGTCTTCAGACCCAAGAAGTCGAACTTCACGAGCCCGGCCTGCTCCACCCATTTCATGTTGAACTGCGTCGCGGGCATGTCCGAGCGCGGGTCCTGGTAGAGCGGCACGAGGGCATCGAGCGGCCGGTCCCCGATCACGACACCGGCGGCGTGGGTCGAGGCATTCCGCAGCAATCCCTCCACCTGCTGGCCGTAGGTCAGGAGCCTGTCCACGACCTCCTCGGCGCGCGCCTCTTCCCTCAGACGCGGCTCATCGGCCAGCGCCTTCTCGATGGAGACGGGCTTCACACCCTCGACGGGGATCATCTTGGAGAGCCGGTCCACCTGCCCGTAAGGCATCTGCAACACGCGACCCACATCCCGCACGGCGGCCTTGGAGAGCAAAGCGCCGAAGGTGATGATCTGGCCTACCTTGTCACGGCCATATTTCTCCTGGACGTAGCGGATGACCTCCTCCCGCCGGTCCATGCAGAAGTCGATGTCGAAATCCGGCATCGAGATCCGCTCGGGGTTGAGGAAACGCTCGAAGAGGAGGCCATAGCGGAGCGGGTCGAGGTCCGTGATCGTGAGCGCGTAGGCCACGAGCGAGCCCGCGCCCGAGCCGCGCCCGGGGCCCACGGGAATGCCCTTGTCCTTCGACCACTGGATGAAGTCGGCCACGATGAGGAAGTAGCCCGGAAAGCCCATCCCCTCGATGATGCCGAGCTCGAAGTCGAGCCGTTCCTGGTAGGCCTCGGGCGTCACCGCGTGGGGGATGACTGCAAGGCGCGCCTGCAGCCCCTCATTGGCGAGGCGGCGCAGCTCGGCCACCTCGTCATCGGCGAACTTCGGCAGGATCGGGTCACGCTTCATGGCCTTGAAGGCGCAGCGACGGGCGATCTCCACGGTGTTTTCGAGCGCCTCGGGCAGATCGGCGAAGAGCGCGGCCATCTCCTCGGGCGTCTTGAGGTAGTGCTGTGCGGTGAGCCTGCGTCGCGGCTCCTGCTGATCCACATAGGCGCCCTCGGCGATGCAGATCAGCGCATCGTGGGCCTCGTACATGTCGGGCTTCGGGAAATAGGCGTCATTCGTGGCCACGATGGGCAGGTCCATCGCGTAGGCCATCTCGATCAGCCCGCGCTCGGTGAGCCGCTCCGCCTCTGGCTGGCCGTCTTCGCCCGGGTGGCGCTGCAGCTCGACATAGAGCCTGTCGCCGTAGATCGCCGCCAACCGCTCCATAAGCGCCTGCGCCTTGGGCCGCTGCCCGGCCTGCAGGAAGCGGCCCACGGGGCCATCTGGCCCGCCCGTGAGGCAAATCACGTCGCCCGCGTTTTCCGCGAGCTCCTCCAGCGAGACCTGCGGAAGCTGCCCGCCCTTGTCGATGTAAAGGCAGGAATTGAGTCGCATGAGCGCCTCGTAGCCCGCCTCGGACTGCGCGAGCAGCACCACCGGCGCGGGCGGGCGCGGCCGCTCCCCCGGCTGGGCCGGATCATGGGTGACATCGACCTGGCATCCGATGATGGGCTGCACGCCTGCCTTCGCAGCGGTCTCGGAAAACTCGAGCGCGCAGAACATGTTGTTGGTGTCGGTCACGGCGATGGCGGGCATCTGCATTGCCGCGGCCATCCCGGGCAGCTTCTTCAGCCGTACCGCCCCCTCGAGAAGTGAGTATTCCGTGTGCACACGCAGGTGGATGAATCGGGGGTCTGAGGCCATGGCCGTACCATATGTTGTGTCCGCGCCGGGGAGAAGCAATTAACGCTAGCCCGCCCGCCCCTCTCACCGTAGGCTTTTGGCATTTAAGGGCTCATTCAAAAGGGCCCGATCGTATTCATACCCGGGCTCGATGAGGGGCCC is a window encoding:
- the dnaE gene encoding DNA polymerase III subunit alpha, with protein sequence MASDPRFIHLRVHTEYSLLEGAVRLKKLPGMAAAMQMPAIAVTDTNNMFCALEFSETAAKAGVQPIIGCQVDVTHDPAQPGERPRPPAPVVLLAQSEAGYEALMRLNSCLYIDKGGQLPQVSLEELAENAGDVICLTGGPDGPVGRFLQAGQRPKAQALMERLAAIYGDRLYVELQRHPGEDGQPEAERLTERGLIEMAYAMDLPIVATNDAYFPKPDMYEAHDALICIAEGAYVDQQEPRRRLTAQHYLKTPEEMAALFADLPEALENTVEIARRCAFKAMKRDPILPKFADDEVAELRRLANEGLQARLAVIPHAVTPEAYQERLDFELGIIEGMGFPGYFLIVADFIQWSKDKGIPVGPGRGSGAGSLVAYALTITDLDPLRYGLLFERFLNPERISMPDFDIDFCMDRREEVIRYVQEKYGRDKVGQIITFGALLSKAAVRDVGRVLQMPYGQVDRLSKMIPVEGVKPVSIEKALADEPRLREEARAEEVVDRLLTYGQQVEGLLRNASTHAAGVVIGDRPLDALVPLYQDPRSDMPATQFNMKWVEQAGLVKFDFLGLKTLTVIENAVNLIKAAGRPIHIAGDGTELYVPEPGTENEINAIPLDDEASYKLYASGKTVAVFQVESSGMIDALKRMKPDCIEDIVALVALYRPGPMENIPKYCEVKNGLSERDFLHPTVDHILDETQGIIVYQEQVMEIARQMAGYTLGGADMLRRAMGKKIQEAMDAEKPKFLAGAAENGVDKAKAEETWALLDKFANYGFNKSHAAAYAVVSYQTAWLKANHPVEFMAGVMNCDIHLTDKLSLYFNEVKKTLALPYTPPCVNRSQATFDVRDGALVYALGALKNVGVDAMRLVVEGRGEKPFATLFDFARRVDLKRVGKRPLEMLARAGAFDELDPNRRRVFQSLDALIAYSAAIHDQKSSNQVSLFGEAGDDLPEPRLAPVEDWLPAERLAEEFAAVGFYFSGHPLDDYMAPLKRTGVHTLDDLTEAAGRTGAIVGKLAGTVTSRQERKSARGNRFAFVQLSDPTGSYEVTMFSDTLETAREHLEPGSKVVVQVEATMEADQLKLLGRAVTPIDSAVAQVGASGLKVFVEEESAVPSVASVIAGLPETVLRGAKGPLRFCLMDPALPGEVELDLGDGFPVSPQVKSALKSLPGVLMVEEL